The Aneurinibacillus migulanus genome contains the following window.
CAGCAAAACTCTCATCTCTCAATCCTACTTCCCCTACAAACATGCTGAATATCAATGTATGTTTTTTTTCTAATTCAATGATAAAGTTTAAGGTTATTTGGCGAACCTGTCAATGATTCTGAAACTCATTATCAATGCTTTATTATTTTTTATTGACAAAATGGATACAAGCGGTTAGTATAATATCGGAAATGATAATCATTATCATGATTAAAGGGGAGAACAACAGTGTTTACTACATACAAAAGAAGGAAAAGAAACATCTTCACGCTTCTGACGATGCTGCTCGCTTTTGCGGTATTCGTATCCGGATGTGGTTCTCAGCAGACCTCTTCTGAAAAAGGAGGCGAAGCGGGTGGAGAACAAAAGAAGGAAGCGACTCGCACGATAAAACATGTAATGGGTGAAACAAAAGTGCCTGAGCATCCGCAAAAAGTCGTTGTGTTAACTAACGAAGGAACGGAAGCGGTACTTGCGCTAGGCATTAAGCCTGTTGGTGCCGTGAAGTCATGGAAAGGCGAACCGTTCTATGACCATATTGCTAAGGAAATGGAAGGCGTAACCGTAGTAGGGGATGAGCATCAGCCAAGCCTTGAGAAAATCGCGGCATTGAAACCGGACTTAATTCTTGGAAATAAAATGCGTCAGGAAAAAGTGTACCAGCAGCTTTCTGAAATCGCACCGACCGTTTTCACAGAAGAGTTGCGCGGCGCATGGAAAGATAACTTTAAAGTGTATGCCGAAGCGCTGAACAAGAAAGCGGAAGGCGACAAAGTTCTTGCAGATTGGGATAAGCGTATCGCTGACATTAAACAAAAAGCTGGAGATAAGCTTTCGACTCAAGTATCCGTCGTTCGTTTCATGACAGGTAAGACGCGTATTTATTATAAAGACACATTCTTAGGCATGATTCTTAACGAAATCGGATTTGCTCGTCCTGCTTCGCAGGATAAAAATGAATTCGTCGATGAAGTAACAAAAGAACGTATCCCGGATATGGATGGCGACGTAATGTTCTACTTCACATATGAGACAGGTGATGGCCAGGCTTCTAAAGTGGAGAAAGAGTGGACGGAAGATCCGCTGTGGAAGAATCTAAAAGTTGTGAAGAGCGGAAACGCACATAAAGTAGATGATGTTATCTGGAATACGGCTGGCGGCGTGAAAGCAGCCAACCTTCTGTTGGATGACCTCGAAAAATATCTACTTAAATAAGAGGGTAAATAAAAACCAGGATAATGTGTCCTGGTTTTTTCTTTTGCATATAAAGACAGGAAGCACGGTGTATCCGGCTTCCTGTCCTTCTTATTTTCCGATTTTGGCGGATACCCGCTTTTCCAATCCGTCTAGAATCTCCTTGCCTTCTTCCTTATTCAGCAAGTCGAGACGAATCAGAAAATCCACGATGCGAGAGAGACCGAACATCTGTGTATCCAGTACTTCTTCGTATAGTGGACACTTCGGCATCGTCAGGTTCGTGCGTTGCACCTCGATTAGATGTTCAATCTTATCGGCTTCCGCCCGTAACAATTGCATGGTTTGTTCTTTCAAAGCATCCATTCAAATAGCCACCTTCTCCTTGTCCATCCTCGCAATATTTAGAAGGAAGTCTTTTTTTATACGTTATCTTGAGTATAGCAAAAATGGAGAAGAAATGTAGCCTTTCATGCGTTTATTCCATTTTTCGGTCATCCTGGATGGTTCGCCCGGGATAAAACATCTGTTCGGGACAGACGGGGTTCACTTTTCCGGTCAGCCGCAGCGGCGTAATTCGATATACGGATGTCGGGTTACCAAGGCTGGAACGATATTTATCCACATGGGATGAGGCAAGAGCGCCTGAATAGTAACCAGGTACATATTTTCTTAGCATGGCCTGAAGCGCCTCTGTAGCCTCTTTGAGTGATTCAACCTTCTCTGGATAGCCGAACACCATCACACTCCGGTAGGCGGTGCTAGTGTGGGCTGGAACCGGGTCAGCGATGGTGCCCCAATCTTCTACCACTGTAAAACAAACCGGCGCTTCTTGCTGGGTCAGAGCGTCCGTCTTCCGACCTTCACTGCTCCCATGAAAGTAAAGACTTCCATTATGCCAAATAAAATTAAGCGGTACAACGTACATGCCTTCATTATCCTGAAGGCCCAGATATCCGGTACGTACTGTTCTTAGGCATGTTTCTATTTCTGCCTGTGAGGTTAGTTCATTGACCTTCCGTCGGATTGGACGTGTATTTTGATTTTTTATTTGTTCTGCCATCTTTCTTCCTCCCTTGTGTTGTATACATATAATTGTTCTGCTAGTCTAAAAGAACAGAACAATACGGCAAAATTTTTAGAATTATACTGAAGGGAGAATATGATGTCAATTCCTTTTTTGCATATACAGCGAGCAAGCAGAATACCATTATCCGAGCAAATAGAAACACAAATTGTACGTGCGATTCGGACCCGGCGCATGAGAGCGGGACAGGCGCTGCCGACGGTGCGTCGGCTGGCGGCTTCGCTTGGAGTTAGCATAGAGACGATTCAGAAAGCATATAGCGCCTTAAAGGAGGAAGGGTGGATCGAGAGTCGTCCCCGCTATGGTACGACGGTCAGCCATACGCTCCCGGCTTCGCTGCTTATGTTATCACCGAAACGGGAGGAAGAGAGAGGCCCTTTCCTGTCAAGAATCAAGGAGTATAAGCAGGCAGACGGTTTTATTCCAGTATCGGGCATTTCGCTGCCTCCGACAGATAGAGAATTTATGCGCGCATTCCGTCAGGCCGGAGAAGAAGCGGTTGAAGGAATGTTTGCTGCAGGTGAACCGGGGCCGTTCGGTTTGCTTCCGCTTCGCAGCCGGATTCAGGGACTGTTGGCTGCACGAGGATGTTGGACGAACATAGAGGACATATGTATGGTGAATGGTACACAGCAGGCACTCTGGCTTTTGGCGGATCAGATTTTTAAGCC
Protein-coding sequences here:
- a CDS encoding ABC transporter substrate-binding protein — translated: MFTTYKRRKRNIFTLLTMLLAFAVFVSGCGSQQTSSEKGGEAGGEQKKEATRTIKHVMGETKVPEHPQKVVVLTNEGTEAVLALGIKPVGAVKSWKGEPFYDHIAKEMEGVTVVGDEHQPSLEKIAALKPDLILGNKMRQEKVYQQLSEIAPTVFTEELRGAWKDNFKVYAEALNKKAEGDKVLADWDKRIADIKQKAGDKLSTQVSVVRFMTGKTRIYYKDTFLGMILNEIGFARPASQDKNEFVDEVTKERIPDMDGDVMFYFTYETGDGQASKVEKEWTEDPLWKNLKVVKSGNAHKVDDVIWNTAGGVKAANLLLDDLEKYLLK
- a CDS encoding DUF1507 family protein, with product MDALKEQTMQLLRAEADKIEHLIEVQRTNLTMPKCPLYEEVLDTQMFGLSRIVDFLIRLDLLNKEEGKEILDGLEKRVSAKIGK
- a CDS encoding pyridoxamine 5'-phosphate oxidase family protein gives rise to the protein MAEQIKNQNTRPIRRKVNELTSQAEIETCLRTVRTGYLGLQDNEGMYVVPLNFIWHNGSLYFHGSSEGRKTDALTQQEAPVCFTVVEDWGTIADPVPAHTSTAYRSVMVFGYPEKVESLKEATEALQAMLRKYVPGYYSGALASSHVDKYRSSLGNPTSVYRITPLRLTGKVNPVCPEQMFYPGRTIQDDRKME